One genomic window of Candidatus Methylomirabilota bacterium includes the following:
- the lptG gene encoding LPS export ABC transporter permease LptG produces the protein MLKTVDRYLLRELGPPFVLAVCVLTFFLVIDRVYDLTDLVITKNVPFHLVLGLLAFMLPAFLGLTLPMALLVAVLLVSGRMAADMEVAAFKASGVSPLRLFRPFVLAACVVSAVVAFVTLIAAPAASGAFQNQLFQILQTKATTGIKERTFTASFNQMVMYVEDISASQMALRGLLVSDERDAKLSRVIVAKEGRLFTDTKRRRVTMRFIDGVVSETDASDARRFRLTAFSLYDLNLPLENPQSAAQRIEKPEKEMTLEQLRATIAELEPQGQIVVPFRVEIQKRFTLPVAALIFVMVGFPLGIRTLRGGRTLAMGSSLAIVVGYYVIHTFLEGLALRRRLPVTLAMWLPNVIFGVAGLVLLYGATAGMPLSFTRVLLRLRAALPRVVRRVVPRPPPVERTRREPAGARGPRASTYIIDRYLVREYLTFIGTGVAVAAVLILVVDLLQYLDKFLRVKPPFLYIFQHLLYRLPGSLYDGLPIIVLISTVFLFLSLTQARELDAMKAAGISLYRASLPVLLVALAISLTSVVLQETVLPVINSKAEEVDRIKIRGNQPRHLQRQTQIWYRSSDTRFMRMELLDPIERSLDGLLVVGITSDFRLADRLDARKARWTGEGWVLSDGVSRHVGPGNHVSADPFAERLVTMPEQINDLIQVQQAPETMSFRELRTYVTRLAETGHNVGKYVVDLYRKLSFPLIHVILALVAIPFALSSPRSGGRAVGIGVAILISISYWVIHSIAIAFAKAELLPPLLGAWTANIVFAGVGVALFLRART, from the coding sequence GTGCTGAAGACCGTCGACCGCTACCTGCTGAGAGAGCTCGGCCCGCCCTTCGTGCTCGCCGTCTGCGTGCTGACCTTCTTCCTCGTCATCGACCGCGTGTACGACCTGACCGATCTCGTCATCACCAAGAACGTTCCCTTCCACCTGGTCCTCGGTCTGCTCGCGTTCATGCTCCCGGCCTTCCTCGGCCTGACCTTGCCCATGGCCCTCCTCGTGGCCGTCCTCCTCGTGTCGGGACGCATGGCCGCCGACATGGAAGTGGCAGCCTTCAAGGCCTCCGGCGTGAGCCCGCTCCGGCTTTTCCGCCCCTTCGTGCTCGCGGCCTGTGTGGTCAGCGCGGTGGTCGCCTTCGTCACCCTGATCGCCGCCCCCGCGGCCAGTGGGGCCTTCCAGAACCAGCTCTTCCAGATCCTCCAGACCAAGGCCACCACGGGCATCAAGGAGCGCACGTTCACCGCGTCGTTCAACCAGATGGTCATGTACGTGGAGGACATCAGCGCCTCGCAGATGGCCCTTCGTGGCCTCCTCGTCTCCGACGAGCGCGATGCCAAGCTCTCGCGCGTCATCGTGGCCAAGGAGGGACGCCTCTTCACGGACACGAAGCGGCGGCGCGTGACCATGCGCTTCATCGACGGAGTGGTGAGCGAGACCGACGCCAGCGACGCGAGGCGATTCCGCCTCACCGCCTTCAGCCTGTACGACCTCAACCTCCCGCTCGAGAATCCCCAGAGCGCCGCCCAGCGCATCGAGAAGCCCGAGAAGGAGATGACTCTCGAGCAGCTGCGCGCCACCATCGCCGAGCTCGAGCCGCAGGGACAGATCGTGGTCCCCTTCCGCGTCGAGATCCAGAAGCGCTTCACCCTGCCCGTGGCCGCTCTCATCTTCGTCATGGTCGGGTTTCCCCTGGGCATCCGCACCTTGCGCGGCGGCCGCACCCTGGCCATGGGGTCGAGCCTGGCCATCGTGGTCGGCTACTACGTCATCCACACCTTCCTCGAAGGCCTGGCCCTCCGGCGGCGGCTGCCCGTGACCCTGGCCATGTGGCTGCCCAATGTCATCTTCGGCGTCGCGGGCCTCGTCCTGCTGTACGGCGCCACCGCGGGTATGCCCCTGTCCTTCACGCGAGTCCTGCTACGGCTCCGCGCCGCCCTCCCGCGCGTCGTCCGACGGGTGGTCCCCCGGCCTCCGCCCGTCGAGCGGACGCGGCGGGAACCCGCGGGCGCCCGCGGGCCGCGCGCCTCGACCTACATCATCGATCGCTATCTCGTCCGCGAGTATCTGACCTTCATCGGGACGGGCGTGGCGGTGGCCGCCGTGCTCATCCTCGTGGTCGATCTCCTCCAGTACCTCGACAAGTTCCTCCGGGTGAAGCCGCCCTTCCTCTACATCTTCCAGCACCTGCTCTACCGTCTGCCCGGCTCGCTGTACGATGGACTGCCCATCATCGTGCTGATCTCGACCGTCTTCCTCTTCCTCTCCCTGACCCAAGCGCGGGAGCTGGACGCCATGAAGGCGGCGGGGATCAGCCTCTACCGCGCCAGCCTGCCCGTCCTCCTCGTCGCTCTCGCCATCAGCCTCACCTCGGTGGTGCTCCAGGAGACGGTGCTTCCCGTCATCAACAGCAAGGCGGAAGAGGTGGACCGGATCAAGATCCGTGGCAACCAGCCCCGTCACCTCCAGCGCCAGACGCAGATCTGGTATCGGTCGTCGGACACCCGCTTCATGCGCATGGAGCTGCTGGACCCGATCGAGCGCTCGCTCGACGGCCTCCTCGTGGTGGGAATAACCTCCGATTTTCGCCTGGCCGATCGGCTGGACGCGCGCAAGGCGCGCTGGACGGGGGAGGGATGGGTGCTCTCCGACGGCGTCTCTCGTCACGTGGGGCCGGGCAACCACGTGAGCGCCGACCCCTTTGCCGAGCGCCTCGTCACCATGCCCGAGCAGATCAATGACCTGATCCAGGTCCAGCAGGCGCCCGAGACCATGAGCTTCAGAGAGCTCCGGACCTATGTCACGCGGCTCGCGGAGACGGGGCACAACGTCGGCAAGTATGTCGTCGATCTCTACCGCAAGCTCTCGTTCCCCCTCATCCACGTGATCCTGGCGCTCGTGGCCATCCCGTTCGCCCTGAGCTCGCCCCGGAGCGGCGGCCGCGCCGTGGGGATCGGCGTGGCCATTCTCATCTCCATCAGCTACTGGGTCATCCACTCCATCGCCATCGCCTTCGCGAAGGCGGAGCTCCTCCCTCCCCTGCTCGGCGCCTGGACGGCGAACATCGTCTTCGCGGGCGTGGGAGTGGCCTTGTTTCTCCGCGCCCGCACTTAG
- a CDS encoding UPF0182 family protein, with protein sequence MGLWLFLAFIVLAGVGQAVPLYTDWLWYGEVGFTQVFTTVLTLRGWLVLGAGGIVFAFLYANLWMAARTAAPDVLWELDDQLGLPGRAVLEPLIRRLLVPAVAVIALLSGIRASASWDMLLRYLNATPFGVADPLFGRDLSFFVFELPLWRFIYSGALTLVVGTLVLSIATYVLLRSLVLTAQGPRMAVGARTHLLGLAALALVLRSVGFWLDRYELLYSPRGVVFGASYTDVHASLPALGALAAIALLCAAACVLQIGRGGWGFLVAGLVVLAVVWVGGLGIYPALLQRLQVTPNELEAERPYIKHNIRMTRQAYGLDAIKEQDFPAEDRLTAAALDRNSLTIKNIRLWDHRPLLTSFAQLQEIRTYYKFADVDVDRYTLNGELRQIMLSAREMSYAHLPSRVWINEHLTFTHGFGLVAGPVNRITPEGLPDLFVQDIPPVVKGGVPKITRPEIYYGELSNEYAIVRTKSQELNYPSGDQNVYTRYDGRGGIPVGGFLRKLAFAIRFGEIKILLSDDISAESRIMLYRRVGERVRQVAPFLRFDHDPYLVITDEGRLIWMVDAYTVTDRYPFAQPEGPINYIRNSVKATVDAFDGTVAYYIADEKDPLIRTFARAFPGLFKPLEQMPQNLRAHIRYPEDLFRIQAKLYGTYHMQDPQVFYNKEDLWSIPRLQQEGRDREIEPYFTIMRLPGEKREEFVLLSGFNPARRDNMIAIMGARMDAPNYGGLVVYIFPKQKLVYGPRQVDARINQDPVISQQISLWNQQGSRVLRGSLLAIPIEESLIYVQPLYLSAEQGALPELRRVIVAFGNQIAMEPTLEQSLQRIFGGRVRGDDAPAAKSPDGRPTPVVSGALAGLVQRAWEAWQRGQEAIKRGDWSAYGQAQKELEALLRQLRDAR encoded by the coding sequence TTGGGCTTGTGGCTCTTCCTGGCCTTCATCGTCCTCGCCGGCGTCGGCCAGGCCGTCCCGCTCTACACGGACTGGCTCTGGTACGGTGAGGTCGGCTTCACCCAGGTCTTCACGACCGTCCTGACCCTGCGGGGCTGGCTCGTGCTGGGCGCGGGGGGCATCGTCTTCGCCTTCCTCTACGCCAATCTCTGGATGGCCGCGCGCACCGCGGCTCCCGACGTGCTGTGGGAGCTCGACGATCAGCTCGGGCTGCCCGGACGCGCCGTCCTCGAGCCCTTGATCCGGCGCCTGCTCGTGCCCGCGGTGGCCGTCATCGCCCTCCTCTCCGGTATCAGGGCCAGCGCCTCCTGGGACATGCTCCTGCGCTATCTCAATGCCACCCCCTTCGGGGTGGCGGATCCGCTCTTCGGTCGCGACCTGTCCTTCTTCGTCTTCGAGCTGCCCCTCTGGCGCTTCATCTACAGTGGTGCCCTCACCCTCGTCGTCGGCACTCTCGTCCTGAGCATCGCCACCTACGTGCTGCTGCGAAGCCTGGTCCTCACGGCCCAGGGACCCCGGATGGCCGTGGGCGCTCGCACTCACCTCCTGGGCCTGGCCGCGCTGGCTCTTGTTCTCCGATCCGTCGGCTTCTGGCTCGACCGCTACGAGCTTCTCTATTCGCCGCGCGGGGTGGTCTTCGGCGCCTCCTACACCGACGTCCACGCCTCCCTTCCGGCCCTCGGCGCCCTCGCCGCCATCGCGCTCCTGTGCGCGGCGGCCTGCGTGCTCCAGATCGGGCGCGGGGGCTGGGGCTTCCTGGTGGCGGGCCTGGTCGTGCTCGCCGTGGTCTGGGTCGGTGGGCTCGGCATCTACCCAGCCCTCCTCCAGCGCTTGCAGGTGACGCCGAACGAGCTCGAAGCCGAGCGGCCGTACATCAAACACAATATCCGGATGACACGGCAGGCCTACGGTCTCGACGCGATCAAGGAGCAGGATTTTCCCGCCGAGGATCGGCTGACCGCGGCCGCCCTCGACCGCAACAGCCTCACCATCAAGAACATCCGGCTCTGGGACCATCGGCCGCTCCTCACGAGCTTCGCCCAGCTCCAGGAGATCCGGACCTACTACAAGTTCGCCGACGTGGACGTGGACCGCTACACCCTCAACGGCGAGCTCCGGCAGATCATGCTCTCCGCGCGGGAGATGTCCTACGCGCACCTCCCGAGCCGGGTCTGGATCAACGAGCACCTGACCTTCACCCACGGCTTTGGGCTGGTGGCCGGGCCCGTCAACCGCATCACCCCGGAAGGGCTGCCCGATCTCTTCGTGCAGGACATCCCGCCGGTGGTCAAAGGCGGGGTGCCCAAGATCACCCGGCCGGAGATCTACTACGGAGAGCTCAGCAACGAGTATGCGATCGTGCGCACCAAGTCGCAGGAGCTGAACTATCCGTCCGGCGATCAGAACGTGTACACCCGGTACGATGGCCGGGGCGGCATTCCCGTGGGGGGCTTTCTCCGCAAGCTCGCCTTCGCCATCCGCTTCGGCGAGATCAAGATCCTCCTCTCCGACGACATCTCGGCGGAGAGCCGGATCATGCTCTACCGTAGGGTAGGCGAGCGCGTCCGTCAGGTCGCCCCCTTCCTCCGCTTCGATCACGACCCCTACCTCGTCATCACGGACGAGGGGCGTCTCATCTGGATGGTGGACGCCTACACGGTCACGGACCGCTATCCATTCGCGCAGCCCGAAGGCCCCATCAACTACATCCGCAACTCGGTCAAGGCGACCGTGGATGCCTTCGACGGCACCGTGGCGTACTACATCGCGGATGAGAAGGATCCCTTGATCCGCACCTTCGCGCGGGCCTTCCCCGGGCTCTTCAAGCCGCTCGAGCAGATGCCTCAGAATCTTCGCGCCCACATCCGGTACCCGGAGGACCTCTTCCGGATCCAGGCGAAGCTCTATGGCACCTACCACATGCAGGACCCCCAGGTCTTCTACAACAAGGAGGATCTCTGGAGCATCCCGCGCCTGCAGCAGGAAGGGCGCGACCGGGAGATCGAGCCCTACTTCACCATCATGCGGCTGCCCGGGGAGAAGCGGGAGGAGTTCGTCCTGCTTTCCGGCTTCAACCCGGCGCGGCGCGACAACATGATCGCCATCATGGGGGCGCGGATGGACGCGCCGAACTATGGCGGGCTGGTCGTGTACATCTTCCCCAAGCAGAAGCTCGTCTATGGCCCGCGCCAGGTCGACGCGCGGATCAATCAGGATCCCGTCATCTCGCAGCAGATCTCGCTCTGGAACCAGCAGGGCTCGCGCGTGCTGCGAGGCTCACTGCTCGCCATCCCCATTGAGGAATCGCTGATCTACGTTCAGCCCCTCTACCTCTCTGCCGAGCAGGGGGCGCTGCCCGAGCTCCGCCGGGTCATCGTCGCCTTCGGCAATCAGATCGCCATGGAACCCACCCTCGAGCAATCCCTCCAGCGCATCTTCGGCGGGCGGGTGCGTGGCGATGACGCGCCCGCGGCCAAGAGCCCGGACGGCCGGCCGACTCCGGTCGTGTCGGGCGCGCTGGCCGGACTCGTCCAGAGGGCCTGGGAGGCCTGGCAGCGGGGGCAGGAGGCGATCAAGAGGGGCGACTGGTCGGCCTATGGCCAGGCGCAAAAGGAGCTCGAGGCCCTTCTCCGCCAGCTCCGCGACGCTCGGTAG
- the ahcY gene encoding adenosylhomocysteinase, translated as MTEHDVKDLSLAAAGKLKIEWAEQSMPVLRQVRERFTKEQPLKGIRLGACLHVTTETAVLMMTLKAGGAQVALCASNPLSTQDDTAAALVKEYGIPVFAQKGEDNKRYYSHLEAVLKTGPQVTMDDGADLISQLHGESNVSKGLAKNVIGGTEETTTGVIRLRAMEKEGVLAFPVIAVNDADTKHLFDNRYGTGQSTIDGILRATNVLLAGKIVVVAGYGMCGRGVASRAHGMGAHVVVTETAPMRALEAVMDGYPVMPMARAAEVGDIFVTVTGNMAVIRQEHFVKMKDGAIVANSGHFNVEIDLAALGALAQSRRSVRPFVEEFSLRGGKRVYVLGEGRLINLAAAEGHPATVMDMSFANQALSAEYMVKHGRSLEKKVYGVPRDIDLEIARLKLASMDVQIDELTPAQEEYLSSWTHGT; from the coding sequence ATGACCGAGCACGACGTGAAGGATCTCTCCCTCGCCGCGGCGGGGAAGCTGAAGATCGAGTGGGCCGAGCAATCCATGCCCGTGCTGCGCCAGGTGCGCGAGCGCTTCACCAAGGAGCAGCCGCTGAAGGGGATACGCCTCGGCGCCTGCCTGCACGTGACGACGGAGACGGCCGTGCTCATGATGACGCTCAAGGCCGGGGGCGCCCAGGTCGCCCTGTGCGCCTCCAACCCGCTCTCGACCCAGGACGACACCGCGGCCGCCCTCGTCAAGGAATACGGCATCCCCGTCTTCGCCCAGAAGGGCGAGGACAACAAGCGCTACTACAGCCACCTCGAGGCCGTCCTCAAGACGGGGCCGCAGGTGACCATGGACGATGGCGCCGACCTCATCTCCCAGCTCCATGGCGAGAGCAATGTGAGCAAGGGCCTCGCCAAGAACGTGATCGGGGGCACCGAAGAGACGACCACGGGGGTCATCCGATTGCGGGCCATGGAGAAGGAGGGGGTGCTGGCCTTCCCCGTCATCGCCGTCAATGACGCTGACACCAAGCATCTCTTCGACAATCGTTACGGCACCGGCCAGTCCACCATCGACGGCATCCTGCGGGCGACCAATGTGCTGCTCGCGGGCAAGATCGTGGTGGTCGCAGGCTACGGCATGTGCGGGCGGGGCGTGGCCTCGCGCGCCCATGGCATGGGCGCCCATGTCGTGGTCACGGAGACCGCGCCCATGCGCGCGCTCGAGGCCGTGATGGACGGCTACCCCGTCATGCCCATGGCGCGCGCCGCCGAGGTGGGTGACATCTTCGTCACCGTCACCGGCAACATGGCGGTCATCCGGCAGGAGCACTTCGTCAAGATGAAGGACGGCGCCATCGTCGCCAATTCGGGCCACTTCAACGTGGAGATCGACCTCGCGGCTCTCGGCGCCCTCGCCCAGTCCCGGCGCTCCGTGCGGCCATTCGTGGAGGAGTTCAGCCTCCGGGGCGGCAAGCGCGTCTATGTCCTCGGGGAGGGCCGGCTCATCAACCTGGCCGCGGCCGAGGGACACCCGGCCACCGTCATGGACATGAGCTTCGCCAACCAGGCCCTCTCCGCCGAGTACATGGTCAAGCACGGCCGCAGCCTGGAGAAGAAAGTTTACGGGGTGCCGAGGGACATCGATCTCGAGATCGCCCGGCTGAAGCTGGCCTCCATGGACGTGCAGATCGACGAGCTGACGCCCGCCCAGGAGGAGTACCTGTCCTCCTGGACTCACGGCACTTAA